The segment ACCAAGGCAAAACGTGGAATCGCTACATGGGCGAGTTCGTCGGCATTGCCGCCGACCATTGGGATACGATCGTACGGTACGTTACGGACGCGCCGGAACCCGTCGACCGCCGCAAGATGCAAAATCAGGAAATGGGCGAGAAAGTCGATGACGCCTACCGGCTGCTGCCGCTGGTGCTGCAGCAGAAAATCGTCACGATGCTGGTGAAGCAGAATAAACTTGACGAACCAAAGCCCGGGCAGACCCCCCTGCTCAAGCTATTCTACGGCGGGCTCGTCAAGCGCCAAGGCCAGAAGCCCGCGCACCGCTTCAACGTGCACAGCCGGATTCGGCGAAACGAAGAAACCGTCGCCTACGACACGCGATTCCTGATTACCGACGACGGCGAGATCACACCCGTCTAGCTCGCGTCTGGAGAGCCTACCTCGTTTGGGAAACCTGTGATTTTTGTGCAATCGACATGGATGTCGACTTCCTTTGAACGTTGCACAAAAACACAGGAGTAGGAAGCGCGCAGGATGCGCGCTGACGAACGGTTCCCCAAACGAGGTAGGCTCTCCAGACGCGAGCTAGACGGCCGCGGTCGGGCCTAAGATGCAGGCAACGCGAAGGCCGCGCGTGCATCGCTGCGTCGCGCGGCCTTCGCGTTCTTGGCGATCCGTTTTCGCTCGATGTTAAATCGTACTCTCGAGTTTAAAGATGCGGACGCGCCGGTTGGGTTCTAGCCCGGTGCTGCGCGACTGCAAGCGATACTTCTCCGCTAATTGATGCTGGGTTCTGCGGATATACGAAGTCTGCGGAGAGAGCTCGATCGCCTGGTTGGTCAACAGCACTTGGTAGACGGCTTCCTCGGCTTCGCGTAACGCGATCTCTTCATGATCGATCGATCCTAGGTTGAAGACGTCGCGCAGAGCCGTTTGAATCTGCGTCGTGGTATTGGTTTTGATCGAGTAGATCGGCACGTTGTCGGAGGCGATTTGTTTGAGCTTTGGCTGGCCTTTGCGCTCGAGGGTTTTGAGCGTGACGACGACGTCGGCATCGTCCCACGTTCTGGCGATCGAAGCGTTGACGCGGAGGTTGTGGATCGCCCTTTCGATTTTGTTCCGCGACACGCCGTATGGAAAGATCAGGAGCGGTTTCTCGCGCTCGGAGGCTTCCATCGGTTCGTGGTTTTCGTATGCTTCCGCGAGATGCGGCATCGACTCGGTGTCGGCTTCTTGGATGACCTTGACCTCGCCGCTGGGTTGCCGTTGACGAATCTCCGGCTGCGGCTGGTAACCCCGTAGAAGCGAATCGACGACTTCCGCGACGTTCTTATGAATGGCGAGGTGATCGCGATCGTGGATCTCCACCACCACGTCGAAAGTCGGCGGAGCCTTGCGTTCCAGCACGGTTTTACGCGTGCCGCGACGGCGCGCTTCTTCATCCGAGAGCGTCACCGCGCTGATGCCGCCCATCAGATCCGAAAGGGTCGGGTTCATGAGCAAATTCTCAAGCGACTGCCCGTGCGCGGTGCCGATCAGCGTGACGCCGCGTTCGGCGATCGTGCGTGCGGCGGCAGCCTCGGCCTCGGTACCGATTTCGTCGATCACGATGACTTGCGGCATGTGATTCTCGACCGCTTCGATCATCACCGAATGCTGCAACGCCGGGTCGGCGACTTGCATGCGGCGGGCTAGGCCGATTCCGGGGTGCGGAATATCGCTATCGCCGGCAATTTCGTTGGAGGTGTCCACGATGACGACGCGCTTGCGATCCTCCGAGAGTATCCGCGCGCACTCGCGAAGCATCGTCGTTTTTCCGACGCCGGGCCTGCCCAGCAGACAGATCGACTGCCCGCTTCGCAAGACGTCGAGTAGAATATCGATCGTTCCATAGACGGCGCGACCGATCCGACACGTCAGCCCGACAATTTTTCCGGTACGATTTCGAATCGCGCTGATGCGATGCAGCGTCTGCTCGATACCGGCTCGGTTATCGGCGCCGAACGAGGAGATGCGGGAGCACACGTGCGCGATGTCTTCGTGCGAGACCGGCGTGTCGCTCAGATAACGAAAATCGTGCTCGAATCTTGCCTCGGGCGGACGCCCAAGATCGAGCACGACTTCAATGATCTCTTCGAGATTTGGCAGCCGAACAAGCGCCTGCCGGATGGAGAGGGGGAAGATATCGAGGAGTTGGGAGAGCTCCCAGCTCGGGGAAATGGACTCGATTTTAACCGCCAATACTGACCCTCACTTCCAAGGGACGTTTTGGTTACGTTACTCCTTCGCGGCCCGGCACCCTGCTCTCCAAAGACCTTATTCTTTGACCACGCGAATTATTTTTAATTCGTCGTCGTACGGGCCCTGAATGCGGACGCCCGCCTTCATCTCCAACTTCAGATAATCGATCAGGTCTTCAGTGATTTCTTCGCCGGGTGATATGACCGGGATACCGGGTGGATAAGGCGAGATCGTTTCGGCACAGATGCGACGCCCTGAGTTTTTGAATTCGACGAATTCCGTATCGGCGAGAAACGCATCGCGAGGGAGCATGCGCATCGGGGGGATCGCCGGCAGATGATAGGTACCGCGTTTGAGACGTTGCTCGAGTATTCCGGAGGGCGCGTATTGATCGAGCGGGCGATCGTCGCGCGCCATCTCTTCGAATGCGCTGACGAAACGCTCCGCCGCGTCGTGCGTCGTTCCAATAGTGAACAGGGCGACGACGTTGAACAAGTCGGCGAGTTCGACTTGAATATTGTAACGCCGGCGTAAAATTTCCGAAGCCTCGTACCCCGTATACCCGAGGCCCGTAACGGTGACGGTCACCTTGGTCGGGTCGAGATCGAATACGCCCGGGCGGCCCTGGAGTTCTTCGCCGAAACAATAGACGCCGTCGATCGCGTTCAGCCTCCGCCGCGTCTCGGTGGCGAGTTCGATCGTACGCGAGAGCAGGGCGGCGCCTTCGGTCGCCATTTGCTTGCGCGCGACGTCGAGCGAGGCGACCATCGGCAAGTTGGGCGAGGTCGAAAGAAACATCTTCAACACGGCTTTGAGGCGGTCGATCCGAACGCGATCGCCGATCTGGTGCAGCATCGCGCATTGCGAGA is part of the Candidatus Dormiibacterota bacterium genome and harbors:
- a CDS encoding aminotransferase class I/II-fold pyridoxal phosphate-dependent enzyme, with translation MDQTKTPYFQALLEYVDSGVLPFHTPGHMQGIGMDRAFREFVGDNICAIDLTPMPGIDDLLQPMESIKEAQALAAEAYGADNTFFLINGSTSGNQCMMMTAVNPGDKIAVPRNSHKSMLGGLVMSGAHPIYMQPAVDQEMHMDHTVTPETVRATLEAHPDLVAIYIVSPTYYGVAADLPEIVRIAHEADKLVLVDEAWGPHFKFHPALPISATEAGADLSINSTHKMLSAFSQCAMLHQIGDRVRIDRLKAVLKMFLSTSPNLPMVASLDVARKQMATEGAALLSRTIELATETRRRLNAIDGVYCFGEELQGRPGVFDLDPTKVTVTVTGLGYTGYEASEILRRRYNIQVELADLFNVVALFTIGTTHDAAERFVSAFEEMARDDRPLDQYAPSGILEQRLKRGTYHLPAIPPMRMLPRDAFLADTEFVEFKNSGRRICAETISPYPPGIPVISPGEEITEDLIDYLKLEMKAGVRIQGPYDDELKIIRVVKE
- a CDS encoding R3H domain-containing nucleic acid-binding protein; protein product: MAVKIESISPSWELSQLLDIFPLSIRQALVRLPNLEEIIEVVLDLGRPPEARFEHDFRYLSDTPVSHEDIAHVCSRISSFGADNRAGIEQTLHRISAIRNRTGKIVGLTCRIGRAVYGTIDILLDVLRSGQSICLLGRPGVGKTTMLRECARILSEDRKRVVIVDTSNEIAGDSDIPHPGIGLARRMQVADPALQHSVMIEAVENHMPQVIVIDEIGTEAEAAAARTIAERGVTLIGTAHGQSLENLLMNPTLSDLMGGISAVTLSDEEARRRGTRKTVLERKAPPTFDVVVEIHDRDHLAIHKNVAEVVDSLLRGYQPQPEIRQRQPSGEVKVIQEADTESMPHLAEAYENHEPMEASEREKPLLIFPYGVSRNKIERAIHNLRVNASIARTWDDADVVVTLKTLERKGQPKLKQIASDNVPIYSIKTNTTTQIQTALRDVFNLGSIDHEEIALREAEEAVYQVLLTNQAIELSPQTSYIRRTQHQLAEKYRLQSRSTGLEPNRRVRIFKLESTI